From the genome of Nicotiana tabacum cultivar K326 chromosome 2, ASM71507v2, whole genome shotgun sequence:
GTAAGTAGAGATGAGACTCCAAGAATCTACTCTCGGATTGTCTCGTTGCAAATAATTTCTGGGATATCTTCATGAATTTCTGGGATATCTTCATGAGTCTATATGCCTAGAGTGGATAATGCCACACTCATACAGATGCATATGAAAGTTGGTTTGGGTGGAAGGTGAGCAAATCGATTAGAAGAATATATGTCACACTATTCCAGCAGCATTCTTTGGACCTTCCAGAAGGAGAGAGGAAACACCGAACCAGAGATCTTCTGAAGGAGTATTTACCCCCACCCACTCTTTGAACACTGAATTATTGATGAATGTAATTTTTGTGTAAATTCACATATGTAATTGCCTAATTGGTAAAGATGATCTTTTGGATTTGATTAGCTCCTTTAAGCTTTGCATAGGAGCTTCAGTTTGGCTTTTTAACCTACTGCATCTTCTGGATGCCCTTTTTGTTAATTCTTGATTTCTTTATCCAAGGAAAACATGACATTAACGCACAAAAAATGGTTGTACAGAAGCATTTAATCTCAAATAAAGAAACTTCATAAAACTGTCTTAGGAGTTGAGGACACAAAAAAAAGGCAACAACTCTCAGCAAAAGTATCCACTACACTACAAACTTAATTTACAGTGGAGGCATCACATAATAGTACAGTATGTGTCACAGTATATATTGCCAGACAACAATAACAATAGCTAAGATAATGATTGACCTAATTGCTCAGAGGTACGAAACACAGCCACTAAAATCTGTTCAATGACTAGAATAATTCCACCAAACATGACGAGTGATACCTGAGGATTCTGCAGATTGAAAACTACAAGATTTCTATCAGCCGTGCCAGCAACCATCAGAGGATGTTTCACTGTAAGTGCATAGCAGCGCTCAGGAAGTTGTTGGACATGTGCTGGATTTGGCTGTCTCAAATCCCAGTACCTGTGAGAAGATTGTGCCCAGGATTACAATGttaaatgcaaaatttattaCAGAATCCTGGCTTTGATAAACATGCTTTTTTTtaaaaggtaagaatttcttaGCATGTGAACCCCAAAAAAGAACCTTAAAGAAAGAGGACTCTTGATTGACTACATATAGAAACTTATGAGTTATGACCTAATATGCAGGAAAGTGAAACGAAACCCCCACCCTAGGAAGATGCACAATTTTGAGTAAATTAATGCCAAAAACTTATGATTTTCTGCACGAATCATCTTTTAGACTAGCAAAACAATAGTTTGAAACTGCAATTCTCCAGCCACCCACAGAAAGAATAAAGTTAGATGTACTGAAACGGATATTTTTCAGAAATGCAATATGCAGCAAATTCCTAAAATCCAACTTCAAATTCCATTTACCTCAGAGTCTTATCCCAGCTTCCTGTGACCAAGAGACTCATCTCTGGGATCCAAGCCAAGTCCTTGACTGGAGCATCATGCATGCCTACTGTTACGGCTTGACCACCTAGTGGCCACATTTTCACTTGCTTGTCACAACCTCCAGAGAAGAGAGTCGTTCCATCATCCTTCCAAGCTGAGCATAAAACCTGCCAGAAATAGAGTGTATAGCTAATAAATCCAACAAGTCATACAGCAAGAAATGTAAATTTACCACAAAGCTGCCCATATATTACCGGTTGGTCATGTGATATAGAGGCCTTGGGTGCGGTTCCAACGTTGGTTCCACTTCCCATTACTTCCCAGCATCGTACCTAGAAAAGTTTTCACAGAATAAAGATTGATATCCAGTTGCACCTAACATTGAAAACCATCTAGAAATAGAAGAGAGGCCGTTATACCTAAATCTTTTCTTGTCCCAACTTCCCAGTCCTAAGATCTTACTGACCCACTAATAAAACCCCTATATGGAGTGTAACTACCATGGTCATTCCTCCAAGTCCAGACTCACCACTAAATTAAAAAAGATCTCCTAAGTTAAACTTGTAAACAATCTTTGTCTCTGTACTACACCCTATCCCTATTCCGCCTTTTAGCTTtgcttgaaaaaaatatttagaatatCATTCATCCCACTTGAGGTTTTAGCAACTACATTCAATGAGAAATTTTAAAATCTTCTTTGAAAAAGTTTACATATTAAGTGTGCCATGATTTTCTGTCACCATTAACTATCACATATGTATTAGGTCCAAAGAAGAGTTATCTACTCAAGCGAGCGATTTTAAACTTTTCTAATATTATGTGAGCAGCCTATTTGGACAGACTAGAAACAGGGATCACTAACTGGACAGCATCAAATGTTTATTAAATGTTCTTCATGCATAAAAAATAATATCACTCAACGACACCTCAATCCCCAATCCCCAATCAGTTCGGTTCAATTATATGAATCCCTTTGTATTCTTTCCGCTCAATTCAGGTCTATTTACAAGTAAACTATAAATAGACCTGAATTGAGCGGAAAGAATACAAAGGGATTCAGGTGTATTTATATTTAAGGCAAATTACGGTTATCTAAATTTCATAGTTATCCCTACTCAAAAAGTAATATGACCCATTAAAAATATTCAAGAGAGATGGAAAATATCAACGGGAAGCAAACGAACCTGGTTATCCCATGAAGTAGCAATCAGAAAATTAGCCTTGGGACTGAAGCACAGGCTTGATACAGAATCGCTAGGAGGTTGTTGAACCTTTCAAGTACATTACCCAAAATGTTATATGCACAAATTTCAAGCATGAAAAAAAATACCCTCAAAATTAAAACAGCCAAGAACTAGCAACATTCGCTAGTTTCATTCAAGAATAACAGACTACAAACTTTGCGTTTAGCTACATTCGTACTCCCTCCGTCCCAAAAGGGATTGGGATTTAGAGCACGATGGTCAACACAACTGATTTTCAGTACTAATCTGAATTTACATTCCttaaattatatacatatttagaaactaaattttaaaaaaacaccaaaaatcaCAATTTCTTTATATAAAAAATGCTTGAAAAATCGGAATCAAAGGAAACACTATTTCGACTTCCCAAACGAAACAAATTGGGACATAGAAACTTGCAAAAGCAGATAATAAACTTGgaataaattaacaaaaaattgaAGAAAGTGAGAATACCTCGGTAGACTTATTCGGATTCGTGTTTGCCGCAGCAGCGGCACCGAATATCGACATTGACGCAGTTTAATAGCTACAATGAACAACAAAGCCGGAAAAGAAACGTAAGAAATTAGATTGAATGAAATTTAGAATAAAAGTACCGTAAATTCGGTGCAAATGACAGAATGGCAAAGAATAAGCATTACATTGAGGATGTGCTACTGAAAACGATAAACCCTAGTGCTTGATTGAGACTCGGGGAATTAACAGAAGATTCAAGCTTGTAATTTGGAATTAGAGAGTTAAGCTTATATATTGAAAGATTTGGCGTGTGCTTTAAGCTAAGGCTAATGTGTTTcctatttctcttttttcttttttcttttacggAAAGAAATTGTGGGAAGaaaatcaaatttcaaacttttgtGATATCAGTTTGGTCGGAGAGGTTTAAGAACCAAGGCTCGGTTGTGATCCGAATACATAGGGTTAATAAAATTGGGGCATTTGGTGAGCGGACAAAAAAGTTCTTTTAACTAATGTGATTCTAGGGGtgtctaaaaaaattaaaaatgaataCAACGCTAATTTACCATTTACtactatataataaaaaattaatactTATATGACTACAATCCGAGTTATTTAAAAAAATGTAGCATTTTAAAAGTGGAATAAACTTGATTATGAAGGACAATAAAGTGATAAGGTTCAAATTGAAAATTAACTTTTCCGTAAACTCTAGTATATTGTGGAATcaggaaaaaaataaagaagaaatctGACATTAAAAATTGAACGTGCACCTATTAAAATGTTCACATATAACACTAAACTATAAGTGGTTATCAATTGAAAGGATTTAAATCTTACCTTTAGGGTACTGAAACTACTTTCGACATTGATTCCACACATTAATTGTCAAGTATTTAGGTTCCATTTAc
Proteins encoded in this window:
- the LOC107767524 gene encoding protein RAE1, yielding MSIFGAAAAANTNPNKSTEVQQPPSDSVSSLCFSPKANFLIATSWDNQVRCWEVMGSGTNVGTAPKASISHDQPVLCSAWKDDGTTLFSGGCDKQVKMWPLGGQAVTVGMHDAPVKDLAWIPEMSLLVTGSWDKTLRYWDLRQPNPAHVQQLPERCYALTVKHPLMVAGTADRNLVVFNLQNPQTEFKRITSPLKYQTRCLAAFPDQQGFLVGSIEGRVGVHHLDDSQQSKNFTFKCHREGNEIYSVNSLNFHPVHGTFATAGSDGAFNFWDKDSKQRLKAMSRCSQPIPCSAFNHDGSIYAYAVCYDWSKGAENHNPSTAKTYIYLHFPQESEVKGKPRIGTSGRK